One Bacillus sp. FJAT-52991 genomic region harbors:
- the rpoD gene encoding RNA polymerase sigma factor RpoD — protein MAEKSTRSKETEVTLERAKEQIIEIGKKRGKLSYDYVADKLSPFEVESDQMDEFYEHLGEQGIDITNDEDEEEDPNIHELEKESEEFDLNDLSVPPGVKINDPVRMYLKEIGRVDLLSADEEIQLATRIEEGDEEAKRRLAEANLRLVVSIAKRYVGRGMLFLDLIQEGNMGLIKAVEKFDYRKGFKFSTYATWWIRQAITRAIADQARTIRIPVHMVETINKLIRVQRQLLQDLGREPSPEEIAEEMDLTPEKVREILKIAQEPVSLETPIGEEDDSHLGDFIEDQEATSPSEHAAYELLKEQLEDVLDTLTDREENVLRLRFGLDDGRTRTLEEVGKVFGVTRERIRQIEAKALRKLRHPSRSKRLKDFLE, from the coding sequence ATGGCTGAAAAGTCAACACGTTCCAAAGAAACTGAAGTCACATTAGAAAGAGCAAAAGAGCAAATTATAGAAATAGGGAAAAAGCGCGGGAAGCTATCCTATGACTATGTAGCTGATAAATTATCACCATTTGAAGTAGAATCCGATCAAATGGATGAATTCTATGAGCACCTTGGAGAGCAAGGGATCGATATCACCAATGATGAAGATGAAGAGGAAGATCCAAACATTCATGAACTTGAAAAAGAAAGTGAAGAGTTTGATTTAAATGACTTAAGTGTTCCTCCTGGTGTGAAGATCAATGATCCAGTGCGTATGTATTTAAAAGAAATTGGTCGTGTCGACCTTCTTTCAGCAGATGAAGAGATTCAACTCGCTACTCGCATTGAAGAAGGAGACGAAGAGGCGAAGCGCCGCCTTGCTGAAGCCAATTTACGACTAGTTGTTAGTATTGCTAAACGCTATGTCGGACGTGGGATGCTCTTCCTTGACTTAATTCAAGAAGGAAATATGGGTCTCATTAAAGCGGTTGAGAAATTTGACTATCGTAAAGGTTTTAAATTTAGTACGTATGCGACATGGTGGATTCGTCAAGCGATTACTCGTGCCATTGCTGACCAAGCAAGAACGATTCGAATTCCTGTTCATATGGTCGAAACGATCAATAAGCTGATTCGTGTTCAAAGACAACTGCTTCAGGATTTAGGTCGTGAACCATCTCCGGAAGAAATTGCCGAAGAAATGGATTTAACACCTGAAAAAGTAAGAGAAATCCTTAAAATAGCACAAGAGCCAGTCTCCCTTGAAACACCAATTGGTGAAGAAGATGATTCTCACTTAGGTGATTTTATTGAAGACCAAGAGGCTACTTCGCCATCTGAACATGCTGCTTATGAACTATTGAAAGAGCAGCTAGAAGATGTATTAGACACATTAACTGATCGCGAAGAAAATGTGCTTCGTCTTCGTTTTGGCTTAGACGATGGCCGTACACGCACACTTGAAGAAGTAGGAAAAGTTTTCGGTGTTACCCGTGAACGTATTCGTCAAATTGAAGCGAAAGCACTTCGTAAGCTTCGCCATCCAAGCAGAAGTAAACGCCTAAAGGATTTTCTTGAATAA
- the dnaG gene encoding DNA primase, with protein MAGKIPEETIQQIKQSLDIAEVIGDYVQLKKQGRNYFGLCPFHGENSPSFSVSPDKQIYHCFGCGAGGNIFTFITEMENVSFQEAVSKLADRAGVSVDIQIPGERPDRAVSKEEDRMLEAHELLTKFYHHLLVNTKEGQEALQYLQERGFTKNEVETFQIGWSLPQWNFTTTFLQKRGFSVEELERAGLIIQKEEDSYFDRFRGRIMFPLHDDKGKVVAFSGRALHEEKPKYLNSPETAIFNKSRLLYNFHRARSAIRKQHGAILFEGFADVIAAASAGIEAGIATMGTSLTDAHIQQIKRITDQVIICYDGDSAGIQAAYRASEMLSESGCHVKVAMIPDKMDPDDYIKKHGAEKFRDNIIGTALTLMAFKMEYFKQGKNLQDEGQKLAYIEEVLKEIAKLQKAVERDYYLRQIADQFSLSLDALKQQEKQVFFKERKKQPVNRESLTLPAAIPQTTQKLYPAYQTAERRLIAHMLKDVDTAYKVKELMGSEAFNIDEHQAIFTYLLGFYEEENEPDSSIFINFLPDANLRRLVSDIEMMMVSEYVNDEEVHDYIKEIFKYRKKLVIKTKKQQQIAAEKAKDYQTAAQLAMEIVKLKKELKV; from the coding sequence GTGGCAGGGAAGATTCCTGAAGAAACGATTCAACAGATTAAGCAATCGCTTGATATTGCTGAGGTCATAGGCGATTATGTTCAGTTGAAGAAGCAAGGTCGAAATTACTTTGGGCTATGTCCTTTTCATGGAGAGAACTCTCCTTCATTTTCCGTCTCACCCGATAAACAGATCTACCATTGTTTTGGATGCGGAGCTGGGGGGAACATTTTTACCTTTATTACGGAAATGGAGAATGTTTCTTTTCAAGAAGCCGTCAGTAAGCTTGCTGACCGTGCAGGAGTTTCTGTTGATATTCAAATTCCTGGTGAACGTCCTGATCGAGCTGTTTCAAAAGAAGAGGATCGGATGCTTGAAGCTCATGAGCTTCTGACTAAATTTTACCACCATTTGTTGGTAAATACAAAGGAAGGCCAGGAAGCGTTACAGTATTTGCAAGAACGCGGCTTTACTAAAAATGAAGTAGAGACCTTTCAAATTGGTTGGTCACTCCCACAATGGAATTTCACGACTACTTTTTTGCAAAAACGAGGTTTTTCAGTCGAGGAATTAGAACGGGCAGGACTGATCATCCAAAAAGAAGAAGATTCTTACTTTGATCGGTTTCGAGGAAGGATTATGTTTCCGCTTCATGATGACAAAGGAAAGGTTGTCGCCTTTTCAGGTCGAGCCTTACATGAGGAAAAACCAAAGTATTTAAACAGTCCGGAAACCGCTATTTTCAATAAAAGTCGCTTGTTATACAATTTTCACCGAGCAAGGTCAGCCATTCGCAAGCAGCATGGTGCCATACTATTTGAAGGATTTGCTGATGTGATTGCGGCAGCATCAGCAGGGATAGAAGCTGGTATTGCCACGATGGGTACGTCATTAACAGATGCTCATATCCAACAGATTAAGCGGATAACTGATCAAGTAATCATTTGTTATGACGGGGATTCAGCGGGTATTCAAGCGGCCTATCGTGCTTCAGAGATGCTAAGCGAAAGTGGCTGTCATGTGAAAGTGGCGATGATTCCTGACAAGATGGATCCTGATGACTATATTAAGAAACATGGAGCTGAGAAGTTTCGTGATAATATAATAGGGACTGCCTTGACGCTGATGGCGTTTAAAATGGAATATTTTAAGCAAGGAAAAAACCTTCAAGATGAAGGACAAAAGCTTGCTTATATCGAAGAAGTGTTAAAAGAAATTGCGAAATTGCAAAAGGCGGTTGAGCGCGATTATTATTTACGCCAAATAGCCGACCAGTTTTCTCTTTCGCTGGATGCATTAAAACAGCAAGAGAAGCAGGTGTTTTTTAAAGAGAGGAAAAAACAGCCGGTCAATCGAGAGTCATTGACGTTGCCTGCCGCGATACCTCAGACGACCCAAAAGCTCTATCCAGCTTATCAAACAGCTGAACGAAGGCTCATCGCTCATATGTTGAAAGATGTAGATACTGCCTATAAAGTGAAGGAGCTAATGGGGAGTGAAGCATTTAACATTGATGAACATCAAGCTATTTTCACGTATTTACTCGGCTTTTACGAAGAGGAGAATGAACCGGATTCAAGTATCTTTATCAACTTTCTTCCAGACGCCAACTTGCGCCGACTCGTTTCCGATATTGAAATGATGATGGTTAGTGAGTATGTAAATGACGAGGAAGTGCATGATTATATAAAAGAAATATTTAAGTACCGCAAAAAGTTAGTTATTAAGACAAAGAAACAACAGCAAATAGCAGCGGAAAAAGCAAAGGATTATCAAACGGCCGCTCAACTTGCGATGGAAATAGTAAAGCTTAAAAAAGAGTTGAAAGTGTAA
- the vrrA gene encoding VrrA/YqfQ family protein, whose protein sequence is MPPFSPRPQQQSPFFYGPPMRPYPTNRPSFSPQRTGRGPGLLSRLLNRQNSSSMPFTGFERQGAATVGSSAAQKLANPMNFQQMLSNTQQVLQTVQQMGPIVEQYGPIVKNLPAMWKLYRGLKSLPDAEKDNSEKTKETTKAPVKNKESLPAPSASASKKAKLEKSEQLTDRSSTPKLYV, encoded by the coding sequence ATGCCTCCATTTTCACCTAGACCGCAGCAGCAGTCCCCTTTCTTTTACGGACCACCGATGAGGCCTTACCCAACTAACCGGCCTTCTTTCTCCCCACAAAGAACGGGACGCGGACCAGGACTTCTTAGTCGCTTGTTGAATCGGCAAAATTCATCTAGTATGCCGTTCACTGGCTTTGAACGACAAGGAGCAGCAACAGTTGGTTCTTCTGCTGCTCAAAAGCTAGCTAATCCGATGAACTTTCAGCAAATGCTCTCCAATACGCAACAAGTGTTACAAACGGTGCAACAGATGGGGCCGATTGTTGAACAATATGGTCCGATTGTTAAAAATTTACCAGCGATGTGGAAACTATATCGCGGATTAAAATCACTGCCTGATGCAGAAAAGGACAATAGCGAAAAAACAAAGGAAACAACGAAAGCTCCAGTCAAAAATAAAGAATCACTGCCCGCTCCTTCTGCTTCAGCTTCCAAAAAGGCTAAACTAGAAAAAAGCGAACAACTAACAGATCGCTCCTCTACACCTAAACTTTATGTATAG
- a CDS encoding 4-hydroxy-3-methylbut-2-enyl diphosphate reductase — protein sequence MDIIKIAPRGYCYGVVDAMVIARNAALDKSLPRPIYILGMIVHNQHVTDAFEEDGIITIDGKNRKEILEKVDKGTVIFTAHGISPEVRELAKQKNLVTIDATCPDVTKTHDLIRDKKAEGYVVIYIGKKGHPEPEGAVGVAPDIVHLVEKPEDVEKLTITNEKIIVTNQTTMSQWDVADIMDKIKEKYPHAEMHKEICLATQVRQEAVAEQAGEADLLIVVGDPKSNNSNRLAQVSEEIAGTKAFRVSDVSEIQLEWLQGVHKVAVTAGASTPTPIVKEVIQFLESFDPNDESTWTREKKVPLNKILPKVKKSTLTSR from the coding sequence ATGGATATTATTAAAATTGCCCCAAGAGGATATTGTTATGGCGTTGTCGATGCGATGGTCATCGCCCGCAATGCTGCCTTAGATAAAAGCTTGCCTCGCCCGATTTATATACTCGGAATGATCGTTCATAATCAGCATGTGACAGATGCTTTTGAAGAAGACGGCATCATTACAATCGACGGCAAAAACCGCAAAGAAATTTTAGAAAAAGTCGACAAAGGTACGGTCATCTTTACCGCACATGGCATTTCTCCTGAAGTACGGGAACTTGCTAAGCAAAAAAACTTAGTCACGATTGACGCCACTTGCCCAGATGTGACAAAAACACATGACTTAATCCGCGACAAAAAAGCGGAAGGTTATGTCGTCATTTATATTGGAAAGAAAGGGCACCCTGAACCAGAAGGCGCAGTCGGTGTCGCCCCTGATATTGTTCACTTAGTTGAAAAACCAGAAGACGTGGAAAAACTGACCATCACCAATGAAAAAATCATTGTCACAAATCAAACAACCATGAGTCAGTGGGACGTTGCAGATATTATGGACAAAATTAAAGAAAAATACCCCCATGCCGAAATGCATAAAGAAATTTGTTTAGCTACTCAAGTTCGCCAAGAAGCAGTAGCTGAGCAAGCGGGCGAAGCGGATTTATTAATTGTCGTAGGTGATCCAAAAAGCAATAACTCTAATCGTCTAGCTCAAGTATCAGAAGAAATTGCTGGAACAAAAGCTTTCCGTGTCTCTGATGTATCAGAAATCCAACTTGAATGGCTACAAGGTGTCCATAAAGTCGCCGTCACAGCAGGTGCCTCCACGCCAACACCGATCGTCAAAGAAGTCATTCAATTCCTTGAAAGCTTTGACCCTAACGATGAAAGCACATGGACACGAGAGAAAAAAGTACCTTTAAACAAAATCTTACCAAAAGTCAAAAAATCCACACTAACTTCAAGGTAA
- the cccA gene encoding cytochrome c550: MNRNPVIPFLLIMVFGLGLIFFLSLEGLSNSKEMAKEKEGGEKTEETAGGEFDPEGHYKQSCVGCHGGNYEGGAGPALKGVGEKLSKDEIKEVLVNGRGAMPAGLVPAENADAMAEWVSKVK, from the coding sequence ATGAATCGTAATCCTGTTATTCCATTCTTATTAATTATGGTATTTGGATTAGGTCTAATTTTCTTCTTGTCACTAGAAGGACTTAGCAATTCTAAAGAAATGGCAAAAGAAAAAGAAGGCGGAGAAAAAACCGAAGAAACTGCTGGTGGAGAGTTCGATCCTGAAGGTCATTATAAGCAATCTTGTGTTGGCTGTCACGGCGGTAACTATGAAGGTGGAGCTGGCCCAGCACTAAAAGGTGTTGGCGAAAAGCTATCAAAAGATGAAATTAAAGAAGTTCTAGTTAACGGTCGTGGTGCAATGCCAGCAGGACTTGTTCCAGCTGAAAATGCGGATGCAATGGCTGAGTGGGTTAGCAAAGTTAAATAA
- a CDS encoding tRNA (adenine(22)-N(1))-methyltransferase TrmK, which translates to MNINQLSKRLTAVANQIPNQSTLADIGSDHAYLPCYAVKTGIVTKAVAGEVVEGPFQAAKQQVKEAGLEELIDVRKGNGLEVITAGEVECITIAGMGGTLIASILEEGKAKLEGVKRLVLQPNISAINIRQWLLANEWELIAEMIMEEDGKVYEVLTAEKGDPSKPYKENQAQQLLLGPFLMEEKNDAFLKKWKREASQLELVLENLKKAEDGEAIMKKQQQVLHELNLIKEAIE; encoded by the coding sequence ATGAATATAAATCAATTATCTAAACGATTAACAGCTGTGGCTAATCAAATTCCGAACCAATCAACTTTAGCGGATATTGGATCGGATCATGCGTATTTACCTTGCTATGCGGTAAAAACAGGAATCGTCACGAAAGCAGTTGCAGGAGAAGTGGTAGAGGGTCCTTTTCAGGCTGCGAAACAGCAAGTGAAGGAAGCGGGGCTAGAAGAATTAATCGATGTTCGAAAAGGGAATGGTCTTGAGGTCATTACCGCTGGTGAAGTGGAGTGTATTACGATTGCAGGGATGGGCGGTACTCTGATCGCTTCTATTTTGGAAGAGGGAAAAGCTAAGCTTGAGGGAGTCAAACGTCTAGTGCTTCAGCCAAACATAAGTGCAATCAATATTCGTCAATGGCTACTCGCTAATGAGTGGGAACTGATTGCTGAAATGATTATGGAAGAAGATGGTAAGGTGTATGAGGTGTTAACAGCTGAAAAAGGTGATCCTTCTAAGCCTTATAAGGAAAATCAAGCACAACAACTATTGTTGGGACCATTTTTGATGGAGGAAAAGAATGACGCGTTTTTGAAGAAATGGAAGCGGGAAGCTAGTCAGCTTGAGCTTGTTTTGGAAAATTTAAAGAAGGCGGAAGACGGAGAAGCCATTATGAAGAAGCAACAGCAAGTTCTTCATGAATTGAATTTGATTAAGGAGGCAATCGAATGA
- a CDS encoding DEAD/DEAH box helicase codes for MTKQRFELYGFRPFINKGIEELGFYEPTEIQERMIPLILKGESAIGQSQTGTGKTHSYILPILEKINPAKKEVQAVITAPTRELADQIYKEILKMIKFSEEEITARCYMGGTDKQRDIDKLKTQPQIVVGTPGRINDLIKEQALFVHRASILVIDEADLMLDMGFIVDVDQVASRMPEQLQILVFSATIPEKLKPFLKKYMENPEYVHIQPKHISAENIEHVLVSKKSREKIDLLHDMLVAYNPYLAVVFTNTKQKADEVANALLEKGLKVGRIHGDMSPRDRKRMMKQIRDLDYQYIVATDLAARGIDIEGVSHVINYELPRDLDFYVHRAGRTARAGFSGICATIYTPSDEDALARLEKIGITFSHTDIRQGEWTELKDRNQRKKREKTEDSIDLKAKSIVRKPKKVKPGYKKKMQREMTQFKKRERRLESKRGNNKK; via the coding sequence TTGACAAAACAACGATTTGAATTATATGGTTTTCGACCGTTTATAAATAAAGGAATTGAAGAATTAGGTTTTTATGAGCCAACAGAAATTCAAGAAAGAATGATCCCGCTTATTTTAAAAGGGGAAAGTGCCATCGGACAATCTCAAACAGGAACGGGGAAAACCCATTCCTATATCCTCCCAATCCTTGAAAAGATCAATCCTGCGAAAAAAGAAGTCCAAGCGGTTATCACAGCACCAACGAGAGAATTGGCCGATCAAATTTATAAAGAGATTCTTAAAATGATTAAGTTTTCTGAAGAAGAGATCACTGCTCGTTGTTATATGGGTGGGACGGATAAGCAACGTGATATTGATAAATTAAAGACGCAGCCACAAATTGTTGTTGGTACACCTGGACGAATTAATGATCTCATTAAGGAGCAAGCGTTATTTGTTCATCGTGCATCCATTCTTGTCATCGATGAAGCGGATTTAATGCTTGATATGGGATTTATTGTTGATGTCGATCAAGTCGCAAGCAGAATGCCTGAACAGTTACAAATTCTTGTATTCTCGGCAACAATTCCAGAAAAGTTAAAGCCATTTTTAAAGAAATACATGGAGAACCCTGAATATGTTCATATTCAACCAAAGCATATTTCAGCTGAAAATATTGAGCATGTATTAGTATCAAAGAAAAGCCGAGAGAAAATCGATTTGCTTCATGATATGTTAGTTGCTTATAACCCTTATTTAGCGGTTGTATTTACGAATACAAAGCAAAAAGCGGATGAAGTGGCGAATGCACTGCTAGAAAAAGGCTTGAAAGTTGGTCGCATTCATGGCGACATGTCACCAAGAGATCGCAAAAGAATGATGAAGCAAATTCGCGACTTAGATTATCAATATATTGTTGCGACCGATTTAGCTGCTAGAGGGATTGACATTGAGGGCGTTAGTCATGTCATCAACTACGAACTTCCGCGCGATCTTGACTTTTATGTTCATCGTGCCGGACGAACAGCTCGAGCAGGATTTTCAGGTATTTGCGCCACTATTTATACACCGAGTGACGAGGATGCCCTCGCTCGCTTAGAGAAAATAGGCATCACATTCAGTCATACGGATATTCGTCAAGGTGAATGGACTGAATTAAAGGATCGCAATCAACGAAAGAAAAGAGAAAAAACAGAAGACAGCATTGATTTGAAAGCGAAGTCGATTGTCAGAAAACCGAAAAAAGTGAAGCCAGGCTATAAGAAAAAAATGCAAAGAGAAATGACTCAATTTAAAAAGCGTGAACGACGCTTAGAATCGAAACGAGGCAATAACAAAAAGTAG
- a CDS encoding Nif3-like dinuclear metal center hexameric protein yields the protein MKTANGHEIIQLFEQFSPKKYAMEGDKIGLQIGRLNKPVERVLVALDVLEEVVDEAIANKVELIIAHHPIIFRPLKSIVTSEPAGRMIEKLIKHDIAVYAAHTNLDVAKGGVNDLLAEALQLQEPEVLVPTFEDGLKKLVVFVPGTHEQAVREALGAAGAGFIGEYSHCSFSSQGTGRFQPSAEAAPYIGQAGTLQEVAEVKIETIYPESIEKKVLSAMLKAHPYEEVAYDLYPLGNKGETLGLGRVGKLKESMSLRQFAEFVKDKLDVNGVRVVGELTDQVKKVAVLGGDGNKYFQAAKFKGADVYVTGDFYYHTAHDAMAVGLNIVDPGHNVEKVMKKGTAVKMKALADEKGFNVEFIPSSVHTDPFTFI from the coding sequence ATGAAAACAGCCAATGGTCATGAAATCATTCAGCTATTTGAACAATTCTCACCGAAAAAGTATGCGATGGAAGGTGATAAAATTGGTTTGCAAATCGGTCGATTAAATAAACCCGTTGAACGAGTTCTCGTTGCACTTGATGTGTTAGAAGAGGTGGTAGATGAAGCGATTGCTAACAAGGTAGAACTCATCATTGCTCATCATCCGATCATCTTTCGCCCACTGAAATCAATTGTAACGAGTGAACCTGCTGGAAGAATGATTGAAAAGCTAATCAAACACGATATTGCCGTCTATGCCGCTCATACCAATCTTGATGTAGCCAAAGGAGGGGTAAACGATCTTCTGGCAGAAGCACTTCAGTTGCAGGAACCAGAAGTGCTTGTACCAACGTTTGAGGACGGTTTAAAGAAGTTGGTAGTCTTTGTGCCAGGAACCCATGAACAGGCAGTGAGAGAAGCATTAGGAGCGGCTGGAGCTGGTTTTATTGGTGAATACAGTCATTGTTCTTTTTCATCACAAGGAACAGGGCGCTTTCAGCCGAGTGCAGAAGCTGCTCCTTATATTGGACAAGCAGGCACCCTCCAAGAAGTGGCAGAAGTGAAGATTGAAACGATTTATCCTGAAAGTATCGAAAAGAAGGTACTATCCGCTATGCTGAAAGCTCATCCTTATGAGGAAGTAGCTTATGACCTTTATCCGTTAGGAAATAAAGGCGAAACATTAGGACTTGGAAGAGTAGGGAAGCTGAAAGAATCGATGTCTCTTCGTCAATTTGCTGAATTTGTGAAAGACAAATTGGATGTCAATGGAGTTCGTGTTGTAGGGGAGTTAACCGATCAAGTGAAGAAAGTAGCTGTGCTTGGTGGGGATGGGAATAAATATTTCCAAGCAGCTAAATTTAAAGGGGCTGATGTATACGTCACGGGCGATTTTTACTATCATACCGCTCATGACGCCATGGCAGTCGGGCTAAATATTGTGGATCCAGGGCATAATGTCGAGAAAGTAATGAAAAAAGGGACAGCCGTAAAAATGAAGGCATTAGCTGATGAAAAGGGGTTCAATGTTGAATTTATCCCTTCTTCCGTTCATACAGATCCTTTTACATTTATATAA
- a CDS encoding pyruvate, water dikinase regulatory protein: MVNDPIIYIVSDSVGETAELVTKAAVSQFNGSHAVIKRFPYVEDLFHIDEVIDLAKSERGIIVYTLVKPEIRKYMHQRAVEENIVIFDLIGPLMDQLQSMYGKEPLLEPGLVRKLDEEYFKKVEAIEFAVKYDDGRDPRGLLKADIVLIGVSRTSKTPLSQYLAHKRLKVANVPLVPEVDPPEELFSIPLEKCYGLKISPEKLNQIRRERLRSLGLNDQASYADVERIKTEMAYFEKVTSKIGCEIIDVTNKAVEETANIIMSKFRNRK, translated from the coding sequence TTGGTAAATGACCCAATTATTTATATTGTTTCCGATTCGGTAGGAGAAACGGCTGAACTAGTAACAAAAGCCGCGGTCAGCCAATTTAATGGATCCCATGCGGTAATTAAGCGATTCCCTTATGTGGAAGACCTTTTTCATATTGATGAAGTCATTGATCTTGCCAAAAGCGAGCGTGGCATCATTGTTTACACTTTAGTGAAGCCGGAAATTAGAAAATATATGCACCAACGAGCGGTTGAAGAAAATATTGTCATTTTTGATTTGATCGGACCGTTAATGGATCAATTGCAATCGATGTATGGTAAGGAGCCACTTCTTGAACCGGGGCTTGTTCGCAAGTTGGATGAGGAATACTTTAAGAAAGTAGAAGCGATTGAATTTGCGGTCAAGTACGATGATGGTCGAGATCCTAGAGGGCTACTTAAAGCGGATATTGTGTTAATTGGTGTTTCTAGAACCTCTAAAACACCTTTATCTCAGTATCTGGCACATAAGCGATTGAAAGTGGCGAATGTACCACTTGTACCTGAAGTGGACCCTCCGGAGGAATTATTTTCTATCCCTCTAGAAAAATGTTACGGTTTAAAAATAAGTCCAGAAAAGCTTAACCAAATTCGACGGGAGCGATTACGTTCTCTAGGATTAAATGACCAGGCTAGTTATGCGGATGTTGAGCGGATTAAAACGGAAATGGCTTACTTTGAAAAGGTCACGAGCAAAATTGGCTGCGAAATCATTGATGTTACCAATAAAGCAGTAGAAGAAACAGCGAATATTATTATGAGTAAATTTAGAAATAGAAAATAG
- a CDS encoding helix-turn-helix transcriptional regulator, whose amino-acid sequence MRTLELNKRQDQILQIVKENGPITGENIAERLNLTRATLRPDLAILTMAGFLDARPRVGYFYTGKTGTQLLTENLMKIYVRDYQAIPVVVRENLSVYDAVVTMFLEDVGTLFVVDEHSCLAGVLSRKDLLRASIGKQELSAIPVNIIMTRMPNITVCEKDDLLLDVAKNLIDKQIDSVPVVKKTDLGYEVTGRITKTNIAKAFVSLADDD is encoded by the coding sequence GTGAGGACATTGGAACTAAATAAGCGACAAGATCAAATATTGCAAATTGTGAAAGAGAATGGCCCTATTACTGGTGAAAATATTGCCGAACGCTTAAATTTAACGAGAGCAACTTTACGGCCTGACTTAGCGATATTAACGATGGCTGGTTTTTTAGATGCGAGACCAAGAGTTGGCTATTTTTATACGGGGAAAACCGGCACACAGCTGCTTACGGAAAACTTAATGAAAATTTATGTGCGAGACTATCAAGCCATCCCAGTTGTGGTCAGAGAAAATCTGTCTGTGTATGATGCAGTCGTCACTATGTTTTTAGAAGATGTTGGTACGTTGTTTGTTGTAGATGAACATTCTTGTCTGGCGGGTGTGCTATCAAGAAAGGATTTATTGCGAGCAAGTATTGGGAAACAGGAGTTAAGTGCGATTCCAGTGAATATTATTATGACTAGAATGCCTAATATTACGGTTTGTGAGAAAGATGATTTACTGCTTGATGTGGCAAAGAATCTGATCGATAAACAAATAGATTCCGTTCCTGTTGTCAAAAAGACAGACTTAGGTTATGAAGTAACTGGACGAATCACAAAAACAAACATCGCCAAAGCCTTCGTATCACTCGCTGATGACGATTGA